A single window of Streptomyces xanthii DNA harbors:
- a CDS encoding methylated-DNA--[protein]-cysteine S-methyltransferase — protein MSDQNAQPTVYYATFPSPLGELLLTGDAGGALTSLSVPGQKGGRSVGEGWVRDQTRFAEAGRQLAAYFAGELKEFRLELRPEGTEFRRRVWDALDDVPYGATTTYGEVAARIGASRAAVRAVGGAVGANPLLVLRPCHRVIGADGSLTGYAGGLERKVQLLTLEGGI, from the coding sequence GTGAGTGACCAGAACGCGCAGCCGACCGTGTACTACGCGACCTTTCCGAGTCCGCTCGGGGAGCTGCTGCTCACCGGGGACGCCGGCGGGGCGCTGACCTCGCTGTCGGTGCCCGGGCAGAAGGGCGGGCGGAGCGTGGGGGAGGGGTGGGTGCGCGACCAGACGCGGTTCGCGGAGGCGGGGCGGCAGCTGGCGGCCTACTTCGCCGGTGAACTCAAGGAGTTCCGGCTGGAGTTGAGGCCCGAGGGGACCGAGTTCCGGCGCAGGGTGTGGGACGCGCTCGACGACGTGCCGTACGGCGCCACCACCACCTACGGCGAGGTCGCCGCCCGGATCGGCGCCTCGCGCGCCGCCGTCCGCGCGGTCGGCGGCGCGGTCGGCGCGAACCCGCTGCTCGTCCTGCGGCCCTGCCATCGCGTCATCGGCGCCGACGGTTCCCTCACCGGGTACGCGGGCGGCCTCGAACGGAAGGTCCAGCTGCTGACCCTGGAGGGCGGCATCTGA
- a CDS encoding YceI family protein: MGIFSRRRTETLEPDTPAGGGVATLDLDPSLRRLTGNWVIDRPHSRIGFSVRHAMVTTVRGAFADYDSSMYFDGARPEESRAELVIRVASVDTGVEQRDAHIAGTDFFDARRFPEMSFRSTSTVHNGGETFLMRGDLTIRDVTRPVDLQLDYLGSVLDPFGIERAGFDGTTTIDRTDWGLVYNQRLEAGGTMVSEKVRLQFDISAIRAPQPER; encoded by the coding sequence ATGGGTATCTTCAGCCGTCGTCGGACCGAGACGCTCGAACCGGACACGCCGGCCGGTGGCGGCGTCGCCACGCTCGACCTCGATCCCTCGCTGCGCAGGCTGACCGGGAACTGGGTCATCGACCGCCCGCACAGCCGCATCGGGTTCTCCGTCCGGCACGCCATGGTGACCACGGTGCGCGGCGCGTTCGCGGACTACGACAGCAGCATGTACTTCGACGGGGCCCGCCCCGAGGAGTCGCGCGCCGAGCTCGTCATCCGGGTCGCCAGTGTCGACACGGGCGTCGAGCAGCGCGACGCGCACATCGCGGGCACCGACTTCTTCGACGCCCGCCGCTTCCCGGAGATGTCCTTCCGCAGCACCTCCACGGTGCACAACGGTGGCGAGACCTTCCTCATGCGGGGCGATCTCACCATCCGCGACGTCACCCGCCCCGTCGATCTGCAGCTCGACTATCTCGGCTCCGTCCTCGACCCGTTCGGCATCGAACGGGCCGGGTTCGACGGGACCACCACCATCGACCGCACCGACTGGGGCCTGGTCTACAACCAGCGCCTGGAGGCGGGCGGCACGATGGTGAGCGAGAAGGTCCGCCTCCAGTTCGACATCTCGGCGATCCGCGCGCCCCAGCCGGAGCGGTAG
- the rsgA gene encoding ribosome small subunit-dependent GTPase A, protein MSSSSFTSSSSLSSSLLPYGWDTGWDAEFAPYAEQGLLPGRVVRVDRGQCDVVTADGVVRADTEFVVPRDPMKVICTGDWAVVDPEGADPRYVRAYLPRRTAFVRSTSSKRSEGQILAANVDHAIIAVSLAAELDLGRVERFLALAWESGAQPVVVLSKADLVPDPLGLSYLVSDVENTAPGVQVLPVSARDGDGVDVLRSVVAGGTSVLLGASGAGKSTLANALVGADVMEVQAVRDIDGKGRHTTTTRNLFVLGGGGVLIDTPGLRGVGLYDAESGVEQVFAEITELAEQCRFHDCAHEAEPGCAVAAALADGRLHQRRLDSYRKLLRENRRLVARADARVRGELRREWKARGAQGRAAVRLKQGRPL, encoded by the coding sequence TTGTCTTCCTCCAGCTTCACCTCTTCTTCCTCCCTGTCCTCTTCGCTGCTCCCTTACGGCTGGGACACCGGCTGGGACGCGGAGTTCGCCCCGTACGCGGAGCAGGGACTCCTGCCCGGGCGTGTGGTGCGCGTCGACCGCGGGCAGTGCGATGTCGTCACCGCCGACGGCGTCGTCCGTGCCGACACCGAGTTCGTCGTTCCCCGTGACCCGATGAAGGTCATCTGCACGGGGGACTGGGCCGTCGTCGACCCCGAAGGCGCCGACCCGCGCTACGTCCGCGCGTACCTGCCGCGCCGCACCGCTTTCGTGCGGTCCACCTCGTCCAAGCGGTCCGAGGGCCAGATCCTCGCCGCGAACGTCGACCACGCGATCATCGCCGTCTCCCTCGCCGCCGAGCTCGACCTCGGTCGCGTCGAGCGGTTCCTCGCGCTCGCCTGGGAGAGCGGGGCGCAGCCGGTCGTCGTGCTCAGCAAGGCCGACCTCGTCCCCGACCCCCTCGGCCTGTCCTACCTCGTCTCCGACGTCGAGAACACGGCGCCCGGCGTCCAGGTGCTCCCCGTCAGCGCGCGCGACGGCGACGGCGTCGACGTGCTGCGGTCCGTCGTGGCCGGCGGGACGTCCGTGCTGCTCGGCGCCTCCGGCGCCGGGAAGTCGACGCTCGCCAACGCGCTCGTCGGCGCCGACGTGATGGAGGTCCAGGCCGTACGGGACATCGACGGCAAGGGCCGGCACACCACGACCACGCGGAACCTGTTCGTGCTCGGCGGAGGCGGCGTCCTCATCGACACGCCGGGGCTGCGCGGCGTCGGGCTCTACGACGCCGAGTCCGGGGTCGAGCAGGTCTTCGCGGAGATCACGGAGCTGGCGGAGCAGTGCCGGTTCCACGACTGCGCGCACGAGGCGGAGCCCGGCTGCGCGGTGGCCGCCGCGCTGGCCGACGGGCGGCTGCATCAGCGGCGGCTCGACAGTTACCGCAAGCTGCTGCGGGAGAACCGGCGGCTGGTCGCCCGGGCCGATGCGCGGGTCCGGGGGGAGCTGCGCCGGGAGTGGAAGGCGCGGGGAGCCCAGGGGCGGGCCGCGGTCCGCTTGAAGCAGGGGCGGCCTCTGTAG
- a CDS encoding NAD(P)/FAD-dependent oxidoreductase, which yields MYGTRVAVLGAGIVGAACARELALAGLEVVVVDRGGAASATTSHGEGNVLVSDKGPGPELELARLSRTLWPQVLAEVAERSPRAAHAVEWEPKGGIVVATTAAGAEGLAGFAAGQRAAGVRADVLDAERLAAAEPYVTREQTAALHYPEDAQVQPAGAAAALLGDALAAGATLRTGCEVLGALSRGGRITGVRTSAGPLEADWFVNAAGPWSGELSARLGAPVDVRPRRGDVLVTTPLPPMVFHKVYDADYVGAVGSSAEDLQTSAVVESTRGGSVLIGSSRRRVGFDDRLRPEVLSAVAAKALRLFPALAGVPVMRAYGGFRPYVPDHLPVIGADPRLDGLWHAGGHEGAGIGLSVGTGRLLRNLMLGEPADLDASPFRVDRPAVLGTGAHPLTEESI from the coding sequence ATGTACGGAACACGCGTGGCGGTGCTGGGCGCGGGCATAGTCGGCGCCGCCTGCGCTCGCGAGCTGGCTCTGGCCGGGCTCGAGGTCGTCGTCGTGGACCGCGGCGGCGCGGCGTCGGCGACCACCTCGCACGGCGAGGGCAACGTGCTGGTGTCCGACAAGGGCCCGGGCCCCGAACTCGAACTCGCCCGGCTGTCCCGCACGTTGTGGCCGCAGGTGCTCGCCGAGGTCGCCGAACGCTCGCCGCGCGCGGCGCACGCCGTCGAGTGGGAGCCCAAGGGCGGCATCGTCGTCGCGACCACCGCCGCCGGGGCCGAGGGCCTTGCCGGCTTCGCCGCCGGGCAGCGCGCGGCGGGCGTCCGCGCCGACGTCCTCGACGCGGAGCGGCTCGCCGCGGCCGAACCGTACGTGACCCGCGAGCAGACGGCGGCCCTGCACTATCCCGAGGACGCCCAGGTGCAGCCCGCCGGAGCGGCCGCCGCGCTGCTCGGCGACGCGCTCGCCGCGGGCGCGACCCTGCGCACCGGCTGCGAGGTGCTCGGCGCGCTGTCCCGGGGCGGCCGGATCACCGGGGTCCGCACCTCGGCCGGCCCGCTGGAGGCCGACTGGTTCGTGAACGCGGCGGGCCCCTGGTCCGGTGAACTGTCCGCCCGGCTCGGCGCCCCCGTGGACGTGCGGCCCCGCCGCGGCGACGTCCTCGTGACGACCCCGCTGCCGCCGATGGTGTTCCACAAGGTGTACGACGCGGACTACGTGGGCGCGGTCGGCAGCAGCGCCGAGGACCTGCAGACCTCCGCGGTCGTGGAGTCCACGCGCGGCGGCAGCGTGCTCATCGGTTCCTCGCGCCGCCGCGTCGGCTTCGACGACCGGCTGCGCCCCGAGGTCCTGTCGGCGGTCGCCGCGAAGGCCCTGCGCCTGTTCCCGGCGCTGGCCGGGGTCCCGGTGATGCGCGCGTACGGCGGCTTCCGGCCCTACGTCCCCGACCATCTCCCGGTCATCGGCGCCGATCCGCGCCTCGACGGCCTGTGGCACGCGGGCGGCCACGAGGGCGCCGGGATCGGTCTGTCCGTGGGCACGGGACGGCTGCTGCGGAATCTGATGCTGGGCGAGCCGGCGGACCTGGACGCGTCGCCGTTCCGCGTGGACCGGCCCGCCGTGCTGGGCACCGGCGCACACCCCCTGACCGAGGAGTCGATATGA
- a CDS encoding (2Fe-2S)-binding protein yields MSPRRVRAGSDAARRRDRPLRITVDGEPVDGIAGQTVAGVLLAAGRLAWRTGRSGAPRGVFCGIGVCFDCLVTVGEERDVRACRRRVRDGDVVTTQSRNAPGPDRDPDRRGKPGAPGAEER; encoded by the coding sequence ATGAGCCCCCGACGTGTCCGTGCCGGGTCCGACGCCGCGCGCCGGCGGGACCGGCCGCTGCGGATCACCGTCGACGGCGAACCGGTCGACGGGATCGCCGGGCAGACCGTCGCGGGCGTCCTGCTCGCCGCCGGCCGCCTCGCCTGGCGCACCGGCCGCTCCGGCGCGCCGCGCGGCGTGTTCTGCGGGATCGGCGTCTGCTTCGACTGTCTGGTGACGGTCGGCGAGGAGCGGGACGTACGGGCCTGCCGCCGCCGGGTCCGGGACGGTGACGTCGTCACGACCCAGAGCCGGAACGCCCCCGGGCCGGATCGTGACCCGGACCGTCGCGGGAAGCCCGGCGCGCCCGGAGCGGAGGAGCGATGA
- a CDS encoding DNA-3-methyladenine glycosylase 2 family protein, whose protein sequence is MGTEEDTRYEAVRSRDARFDGEFFFAVRTTGIYCRPSCPAVTPKRQNVRYYATAAAAQSSGFRACRRCRPDAVPGSAAWNVRADVVGRAMRLIGDGVVDREGVGGLAGRLGYSARQVQRQLTAELGAGPVALARAQRAHTARLLLQTTPLPVTEIAFAAGFASVRQFNDTIREVYARTPTELRADAPERGRAVAGVAGIPLRLAHRGPYRAGPVFDHLARERVDGIEELTGEPGTRVFRRTLRLPYGTGIVSVDEAAHEQSGTLAEHRGGWLDARIHLTDLRDLTTAVGRLRRLFDLDADPYAIDERLGADPGLAPLVAARPGLRSPGAADAEECAVRAVVGPQEAARLVERYGKRLDAPCGGLDRVFPAPDELVGEGGTLGALARVLADGTLRLDPGADRDDAEDVLRTLPGIDARTVALIRMRALGDPDVTVPGDPVGPAGGDAWRPWRSYARQHLLVESSWKESGKHRE, encoded by the coding sequence ATGGGTACTGAAGAAGACACCCGCTACGAAGCAGTCCGCAGCCGCGACGCCCGGTTCGACGGTGAGTTCTTCTTCGCCGTGCGGACCACCGGGATCTACTGCCGGCCCAGCTGCCCCGCCGTCACCCCGAAGCGCCAGAACGTGCGCTACTACGCCACGGCCGCCGCCGCCCAGAGCTCGGGTTTCCGGGCCTGCCGCCGGTGCCGGCCGGACGCCGTGCCCGGGTCGGCGGCCTGGAACGTACGGGCCGACGTCGTCGGGCGCGCGATGCGCCTGATCGGCGACGGGGTCGTGGACCGGGAGGGCGTCGGCGGGCTCGCCGGCCGGCTCGGCTACAGCGCGCGGCAGGTCCAGCGCCAGCTGACCGCCGAACTGGGCGCAGGCCCGGTCGCCCTCGCCCGCGCCCAGCGCGCCCACACGGCCCGCCTCCTGCTCCAGACGACCCCGCTGCCGGTCACCGAGATCGCGTTCGCCGCCGGGTTCGCGAGCGTGCGGCAGTTCAACGACACCATCCGCGAGGTCTACGCCCGCACCCCGACCGAGCTGCGCGCCGACGCCCCCGAGCGCGGCCGCGCCGTCGCCGGGGTCGCCGGGATCCCCCTCCGGCTCGCCCACCGCGGCCCCTACCGCGCCGGGCCGGTCTTCGACCACCTCGCCCGTGAACGCGTCGACGGGATCGAGGAGTTGACGGGGGAGCCCGGGACGCGTGTGTTCCGGCGCACGCTGCGGCTGCCGTACGGCACCGGCATCGTGTCCGTCGACGAGGCCGCCCACGAACAGTCCGGCACCCTCGCCGAGCACCGCGGCGGCTGGCTCGACGCCCGCATCCACCTCACCGACCTGCGTGACCTGACGACCGCCGTCGGACGCCTGCGCCGCCTGTTCGACCTCGACGCCGACCCGTACGCGATCGACGAGCGGCTCGGCGCCGACCCGGGGCTCGCCCCGCTGGTCGCCGCCCGGCCCGGCCTGCGCTCGCCCGGGGCCGCCGACGCCGAGGAGTGCGCCGTGCGGGCCGTCGTCGGGCCGCAGGAGGCGGCGCGGCTCGTCGAGCGGTACGGGAAACGGCTCGACGCGCCCTGCGGCGGGCTCGACCGCGTCTTCCCGGCGCCGGACGAGCTGGTCGGCGAGGGCGGCACACTCGGCGCCCTCGCCCGCGTGCTCGCCGACGGGACCCTGCGCCTGGACCCCGGGGCCGACCGCGACGACGCCGAGGACGTGCTGCGCACCCTGCCCGGCATCGACGCCCGCACGGTCGCCCTGATCAGGATGCGCGCCCTCGGCGACCCCGACGTGACCGTGCCGGGCGATCCGGTCGGTCCGGCCGGGGGCGACGCCTGGCGGCCGTGGCGTTCCTACGCCCGTCAGCACCTTCTCGTAGAAAGCTCGTGGAAAGAAAGTGGGAAGCATCGTGAGTGA
- a CDS encoding XRE family transcriptional regulator, which produces MGDSENSIRGMLATNLRRARTERGLSISELSRRSKIGKATLSQLESGTGNPTIETVFSLSRVLEVAVSDLLDARPPGGLTVVRSEEVEVLSGEGVDLRPLRRIETGEAVFEVFDQRVRAQRRQESLGHVGTEHTIVQTGRLGVRVDGHEVELGPGDYVGFDAASPHSYTALDGDVHSVLLLQYRADQRLHLSDPAPDTPPAPGSPSAAPAAAPAHTHSSEIRPT; this is translated from the coding sequence GTGGGTGACTCCGAGAACTCGATCCGGGGGATGCTGGCCACCAATCTGAGACGGGCGAGGACCGAGCGGGGACTGTCGATCTCCGAGCTGTCGCGGCGTTCGAAGATCGGCAAGGCGACGCTGTCGCAGCTGGAGTCCGGCACGGGGAACCCCACGATCGAGACGGTGTTCAGCCTCTCGCGCGTCCTGGAGGTGGCCGTCTCCGACCTCCTGGACGCCCGCCCGCCCGGCGGCCTGACCGTGGTCCGCTCCGAGGAGGTGGAGGTGCTCAGCGGCGAGGGCGTCGACCTGCGTCCGCTGCGCCGCATCGAGACCGGCGAGGCCGTCTTCGAGGTCTTCGACCAGCGTGTTCGCGCCCAGCGCCGCCAGGAGTCGCTCGGCCACGTCGGCACCGAGCACACCATCGTGCAGACCGGCCGGCTCGGTGTGCGGGTCGACGGGCACGAGGTGGAACTGGGGCCGGGGGACTACGTCGGCTTCGACGCCGCGTCCCCGCACAGCTACACGGCGCTCGACGGCGACGTGCACTCGGTGCTGCTGCTGCAGTACCGGGCGGACCAGCGGCTGCACCTGTCGGACCCGGCACCGGACACCCCTCCCGCACCCGGGTCACCGTCGGCCGCTCCCGCCGCCGCACCGGCCCACACGCACTCGTCCGAAATCCGTCCGACGTGA
- a CDS encoding MDR family NADP-dependent oxidoreductase, giving the protein MSAPSLGREVHLVSNPAGLPAPEHFPVAEAPVPRPGAGQLLVCNRKFLVFAGLRTLISREADGFQVPPLKPGEPLFGPALGEVVAVGPGTAGVPVGTLVTHLLGWREYAVVDADAVRVVPEDHPDPVALLSTASAAYGALTRLTRLRAGETVLVTGAAGGVGSLAGQVARLLGAGRVVGTTRSPGKAERLRRELGYDAVVVRGDGPLADALTEAAPDGYDVIIDNVGGEQLTAALEAARPGARVGLVGALSGQFDPTLAGGTAPASIDTFRVVKLAVTLAGYQDAEHPGVEEEWRERLTHWLRTGELVHPHVTLPGIDRAPGALQELHQGRHFGTLVVEI; this is encoded by the coding sequence ATGTCCGCACCGTCCCTCGGTCGCGAAGTCCACCTGGTCAGCAATCCCGCCGGTCTGCCCGCCCCGGAGCACTTCCCGGTCGCCGAGGCGCCCGTGCCCCGCCCCGGAGCCGGCCAACTCCTCGTATGCAACCGGAAGTTCCTGGTCTTCGCCGGTCTGCGCACCCTGATCTCGCGGGAGGCGGACGGGTTCCAGGTGCCGCCGCTCAAGCCCGGCGAGCCCCTGTTCGGCCCGGCCCTCGGCGAAGTGGTCGCCGTGGGGCCCGGGACCGCGGGCGTGCCGGTCGGGACCTTGGTCACGCACCTGCTCGGCTGGCGGGAGTACGCGGTGGTCGACGCGGACGCGGTCCGGGTCGTGCCCGAGGACCATCCCGATCCGGTGGCCCTCCTGTCCACGGCGTCCGCCGCGTACGGGGCCCTGACCCGGCTGACCCGGCTGCGCGCGGGCGAGACGGTCCTGGTGACCGGCGCGGCAGGCGGCGTCGGCTCGCTGGCCGGACAGGTCGCCCGGCTGCTCGGCGCCGGACGGGTCGTCGGCACGACCCGCAGCCCCGGCAAGGCCGAACGGCTGCGGCGGGAACTCGGCTACGACGCCGTGGTGGTACGCGGGGACGGGCCCTTGGCCGACGCCCTCACCGAGGCCGCGCCGGACGGCTACGACGTGATCATCGACAACGTCGGGGGCGAACAGCTCACCGCGGCCCTCGAAGCGGCGCGGCCCGGCGCACGGGTCGGCCTGGTCGGCGCCCTGTCGGGCCAGTTCGACCCGACGCTCGCGGGCGGCACGGCACCGGCGTCGATCGACACGTTCCGGGTCGTCAAGCTCGCGGTGACTCTGGCCGGCTACCAGGACGCCGAGCACCCGGGCGTGGAGGAGGAGTGGCGGGAGCGGCTCACCCACTGGCTGCGCACCGGAGAACTCGTCCATCCGCACGTGACGCTGCCGGGCATCGATCGGGCCCCCGGAGCGTTGCAGGAACTGCACCAGGGGCGGCACTTCGGAACCCTGGTGGTCGAGATCTGA
- a CDS encoding MerR family transcriptional regulator codes for MRIGDAAAAAGTTPRALRFYEERGLLPAPRRTPTGQRVYAERDLARIRVIRHLLSLGLTVQDVRACADRIDLLLADPGRRCTAPAPGAAPGVVQLRIDALDAEITRLTALRDTLTRQIAAPQNVA; via the coding sequence ATGCGTATCGGAGACGCGGCGGCCGCCGCCGGCACCACCCCGCGCGCGCTGCGGTTCTACGAGGAACGGGGCCTGCTGCCCGCCCCGCGCCGCACGCCGACCGGCCAGCGGGTCTACGCCGAGCGGGACCTGGCCCGGATCCGCGTCATCCGGCACCTGCTCTCCCTCGGCCTGACCGTGCAGGACGTCCGCGCCTGCGCCGACCGCATCGACCTTCTGCTCGCCGACCCCGGCCGCCGCTGCACCGCCCCCGCGCCCGGGGCCGCCCCGGGCGTCGTCCAGCTGCGGATCGACGCGCTCGACGCGGAGATCACCCGACTGACGGCCCTGCGGGACACGCTGACCCGGCAGATCGCGGCCCCGCAGAACGTGGCGTGA
- a CDS encoding glycosyl hydrolase family 95 catalytic domain-containing protein has product MPRPSRRTVLATGSALGGAALVAGAGALPAQASPAGAGTPDSVTADPDAWRTVLDDADLVWRRMPKTWYEGPYLGNGFLGSGVYQEPGKNAVRFNVQHSEVQDHRPEFGSLFGLARLPIGHFTLEPAGTITGLDWRLGLRDAELTGTLTTDRGTLRLRAHVHTSRSVLAVEVVPSEGERGFRWVFHPADAKSPRTAFQPTPAGYQGNPPAQVSTYEDGTEAAVQSLLSGGEHVTAWREVTQGERRTLYAGVRHSFPSATARDRALADVRAAAQLPYDTLAAPHRAWWRAYYRKSFLSVPDARIQRFYWIQLYKTASAARRDAPVMATCGPWLEPTPWPATWWNLNVQLEYWLIHGSNHLELDAVTRALGEFRENLTAEMAPAYRADSLGVPRTTDARLVNGGATSNAQGYGVGVPGQDPPTPEVGNLTWALHNVWLSYRHTMDEAILRDVLYPLLRKAVNYYLHFLEPGADGRLHLPATYSPEYGGNTRDCNYDLMLLSWGCRTLLEAVETLGIDDALAPRWREVLAKRVPYPTDANGFMIGADIPFAKSHRHYSHLLAVYPLYELTGAAADERALIEKSLAHWVGFEGALQGYTFTGAASMSALLGKGDDALKYLGQLMSRFIQANTMYKETGPVIETPLSAAQSLHDMVCQSWGGTIRVFPALPAAWTDLTVHGFRTQGAFLLSAVRERGVTRWVRLVSEAGAPCVVRHGIAGPVEVRDGAGRPLPHEDAGDGAIRIRLPKGASALVTAAGDRPDLTVAPVAPNAPAPRWGLPA; this is encoded by the coding sequence ATGCCCAGACCGTCCCGCCGCACCGTGCTCGCCACCGGATCCGCGTTGGGCGGTGCGGCACTCGTCGCAGGGGCGGGCGCCCTGCCCGCCCAGGCGTCCCCGGCCGGAGCGGGCACCCCGGACTCCGTGACCGCGGACCCCGACGCCTGGCGCACCGTCCTGGACGACGCCGACCTCGTCTGGCGGCGGATGCCGAAGACCTGGTACGAGGGCCCGTACCTCGGCAACGGCTTCCTGGGCAGCGGCGTCTACCAGGAGCCCGGCAAGAACGCCGTACGGTTCAACGTCCAGCACTCCGAGGTGCAGGACCACCGCCCCGAGTTCGGCTCCCTCTTCGGCCTGGCCCGCCTCCCGATCGGCCACTTCACCCTGGAGCCCGCCGGCACGATCACCGGCCTCGACTGGCGGCTCGGCCTGCGCGACGCCGAGCTGACCGGCACCCTCACCACCGACAGGGGCACCCTGCGCCTGCGCGCCCACGTCCACACCAGCCGCTCCGTGCTCGCCGTGGAGGTCGTCCCGAGCGAGGGCGAGCGCGGCTTCCGCTGGGTCTTCCACCCGGCCGACGCGAAGAGCCCCCGCACCGCGTTCCAGCCGACCCCCGCCGGCTACCAGGGCAATCCGCCCGCACAGGTCTCCACGTACGAGGACGGTACGGAGGCCGCCGTGCAGTCGCTGCTGTCCGGCGGCGAGCACGTCACGGCCTGGCGGGAGGTCACTCAGGGTGAGCGCCGCACCCTGTACGCCGGCGTCCGCCACTCGTTCCCGTCGGCGACGGCCCGCGACCGCGCCCTGGCGGACGTACGGGCCGCCGCGCAGCTCCCGTACGACACCCTGGCCGCTCCGCACCGAGCCTGGTGGCGCGCGTACTACCGCAAGAGCTTCCTGTCGGTGCCGGACGCGCGGATCCAGCGCTTCTACTGGATCCAGCTGTACAAGACGGCGTCGGCGGCCCGCCGTGACGCCCCGGTCATGGCGACCTGCGGGCCCTGGCTGGAGCCGACACCGTGGCCCGCGACCTGGTGGAACCTGAACGTGCAGCTGGAGTACTGGCTGATCCACGGCTCGAACCACCTGGAGCTCGACGCGGTGACCCGCGCGCTCGGCGAGTTCCGCGAGAACCTGACCGCCGAGATGGCGCCCGCCTACCGCGCCGACTCCCTCGGCGTCCCCCGCACGACCGACGCCCGGCTCGTCAACGGCGGCGCAACCAGCAACGCGCAGGGCTACGGAGTCGGCGTCCCCGGCCAGGACCCGCCCACCCCCGAGGTCGGCAACCTCACCTGGGCGCTGCACAACGTGTGGCTCAGCTACCGCCACACCATGGACGAGGCGATCCTGCGCGACGTCCTGTACCCGCTGCTGCGCAAGGCCGTGAACTACTACCTGCACTTCCTGGAGCCGGGCGCGGACGGCAGGCTGCACCTGCCGGCGACCTACTCCCCCGAGTACGGCGGCAACACCCGCGACTGCAACTACGACCTGATGCTGCTGAGCTGGGGCTGCCGCACGCTCCTCGAAGCGGTGGAGACCCTCGGGATCGACGACGCGCTGGCACCGCGCTGGCGCGAGGTGCTCGCGAAGCGGGTCCCGTACCCGACGGACGCGAACGGCTTCATGATCGGCGCCGACATCCCCTTCGCGAAGTCGCACCGCCACTACTCGCACCTGCTCGCCGTGTACCCGCTGTACGAGCTGACGGGCGCCGCGGCCGACGAGCGGGCCCTGATCGAGAAGTCCCTCGCGCACTGGGTCGGCTTCGAGGGCGCCCTCCAGGGCTACACGTTCACGGGCGCCGCGTCGATGTCGGCGCTGCTCGGCAAGGGCGACGACGCGCTGAAGTACCTGGGGCAGCTGATGAGCCGCTTCATCCAGGCGAACACCATGTACAAGGAGACGGGCCCGGTGATCGAGACGCCGCTGTCCGCCGCCCAGTCCCTGCACGACATGGTGTGCCAGTCCTGGGGCGGCACGATCCGCGTCTTCCCGGCGCTGCCCGCCGCCTGGACGGACCTGACCGTGCACGGCTTCCGCACCCAGGGCGCCTTCCTGCTGAGCGCGGTCCGCGAGCGGGGCGTCACCCGCTGGGTGCGGCTGGTCAGCGAGGCGGGCGCGCCGTGCGTGGTGCGGCACGGCATCGCGGGCCCGGTCGAGGTCCGCGACGGCGCGGGCCGGCCGCTGCCCCACGAGGACGCGGGCGACGGCGCGATCCGGATCCGGCTCCCGAAGGGCGCCTCCGCGCTGGTGACGGCGGCGGGCGACCGGCCGGACCTGACGGTCGCCCCCGTCGCGCCCAACGCGCCGGCCCCGCGCTGGGGCCTGCCCGCGTGA
- a CDS encoding GTP-binding protein, producing MGAQKHGKSTLAGALPAALEAEFGPSPDPEGQFVTSRGPYHLHDCPGLDDFRSRLAVGADQLAGVLLVVSAEDGPLPETRAYAAAAREAGVARIAVYVSKCDLVEAEEIAELIGLETCEMLREEGYPANKVPMMFSYALDAARDPKSKKGRRGLVQLAQTLDTPFR from the coding sequence GTGGGCGCCCAGAAGCACGGCAAGAGCACGCTGGCAGGGGCGCTGCCGGCGGCGCTGGAGGCCGAGTTCGGCCCGTCGCCCGATCCGGAGGGGCAGTTCGTCACCTCGCGCGGCCCCTACCACTTGCACGACTGCCCCGGTCTGGACGACTTCCGGTCCCGGCTCGCGGTCGGCGCCGACCAGTTGGCGGGTGTCCTCCTGGTGGTCTCCGCCGAGGACGGGCCGCTGCCGGAGACCCGCGCGTACGCAGCGGCGGCGCGGGAGGCGGGCGTGGCCCGGATCGCGGTGTACGTCAGCAAGTGCGACCTGGTCGAGGCCGAGGAGATCGCGGAGCTGATCGGCCTGGAGACCTGCGAGATGCTCCGCGAGGAGGGCTACCCCGCGAACAAGGTCCCCATGATGTTCAGCTACGCGCTGGACGCCGCCCGCGACCCGAAGTCCAAGAAGGGCCGCCGCGGCCTGGTCCAGCTGGCCCAGACCCTGGACACCCCGTTCCGCTGA